The following nucleotide sequence is from Acyrthosiphon pisum isolate AL4f chromosome A2, pea_aphid_22Mar2018_4r6ur, whole genome shotgun sequence.
CTTTCATCAATATCAGTTCAGCATACAACACCACCAAATTTGCcagtaaataatatgtcatcAACATCAGTTCAGCATACAACACCGTCTGTTAAAATGTGTTTGCAAGAAGTTTTAAATTCAACAACAACTGGAAAAATGATCTTGGATtactacaaaaacaataaaaaattaaacaataatataagaactTTATTGGTTGATGCAATTATTAGttacataataacaaaacaaattccAATGTCTGTAAATCTGGCCTCCAGTATTGGATCAgatattgttaacatttttcaaactgaAGTGAAGGTATGTTAACTAACAATTATCTTAAATAGTGCAATtaatttactaggtatatatagtaaatttaatgtgtatataattatttctgttCTATAGGATACTTATTTTATGAAAGATGGTTTGAATAAAAATCCAAAGGGAAAGCTATATTCTAAGTATTATAATTCCATGAGAACTCTTAAAATTAGTGGTTTGGTACCCAGCAAAGAACCTTCTGTCTGCAAAACAATATCACACAGTAGACATGATATTGAATTTGGTAgggacaaaattattttcaaagaataaaatgaaattatatgacttgttcaaatatatgtttttgtttgtttttactaGAACCTGAAGatgacataaattatatactggataaaataatgtatgatgACAGTTGCTCGTTTCCTGAACTTGAAAATTTGTGGAAACAAACCACAAAACATAGACTATGTGAAATTCAAAAAACTTCCTCTACTGCCGAAATTCTTCAAAAATGGAAGAGTTATACTCTACCTCTTGGTTATAGACTTGTaagaataacataaaatttaaaaaatgcattttactaacttaaaatatgtattttaacagattgatattgattttaaaacactTTACCCTGATTGTCCTGATCTTAAATGTGTATTGGAAATGAAGTttcaaaaagtaattaaattgttaaacgaACAAACTAAAGACGTAGCTAGTAAAAAATTACTGCAAAACCTTAATGACAATATAACTACTATCAGTGAAAGTAAtgatttgaatacatttttataataatcatattaataaaaatattatttttttttagatgaaaaacatgcagttatgttttatttattgcatacaatttttgttccaaccagtaaaaaaataacaagagACGATAATGGCAAAAAAAACCTGGTCAAGTATTCAATAAAGGATAGTCAAGACagttttatgattttcaaatcCTCAATAGCTGAAATTGAAGAATATATAACTAAGCGTTGTAATGAAAATACACCGATCCAACCTTTTATATTGATTTGTGGTACTCCAAGCAAGCCCaaagaaataattgtattctttgattgtataaaatttaaacttttttcgaTATCATCTGCAATTGATGTATgctttaaaattgttcatatttttaatttagaatatcCACCACAATCATCAATTGTATGgctttttatacaaaaatatttttatgtactcaATACCAAGTATGATAAAGCCTGTCATACATTGGGCCAGATTTTATCGGATTTAAACAATGCagaatgaattataaatgttttataataaaaaaatgtttaattataatttaaaataataataaaaatgttgtattattttaatcattgtaGGGAcctacaattaaatttttatactttttaaaatttagagtaAACTATTGtagaaatgttttaaaaaaaaacataagtaatAGTAGTATTAATCatactactaaaaaaaattacattcataAAGATAAAATTCTATGTTGGATTGACAAAATTCTTGTTGATATAGAGCCGACAAGATatcttgttatatttataatagtagtattaGTATGATCAATGGTACaaaatcaattatcattataattattagtattgtcATTTTGACAAAAAGGTTGAGTGAAATCTATAATGGNNNNNNNNNNNNNNNNNNNNNNNNNNNNNNNNNNNNNNNNNNNNNNNNNNGGAAATCAAAGAACAcgctaacataataaataacattcatacattttttaatgataataataataataatataataaaaatgaaacaaaaataaaagacaTGGTACAACCTAAAAATCAAgccaataatatatttcctaTATTCAAACTAAAAGAAAACGTCCTCAACAATGGGAATTGTGGATTGAATACCGTTACAACAAAAATGTCAAATGAAATTCCCAACAATATAATCCACATACAAGAAATGCCGACACTCACCtcactaaatagtaaaataaaatttaaagaaacgAGAGAcgataataaaaacacaattaataatataaataaaatacaaatagtcccgactcaaaattatataaaaataaataaagaactaACAGAACCCTCCAACACCAACACACAAAGATCACCAATTTTCGAGTCCATTGAGAAGACTAACAATAGAAAGGTCGAAGAAATCTATATCCCTAAAAAAATCGGGAGCATAAACTCTATAAACTCAAATACAAAACAATCGTTAACAGATTCTGAAAGCACACCTTTTTCCATTTCcccgaaattaaatataacacaccACTTAATGCATAAAAAACAATACAGTTCCAATAACTGCcagcttaaaacaataaaaactgaaatgcaTGATAAAGAATCCGAACGGTACCCGCCGTTTTTCCCGAATCGAAATTCCCGAATAAACTTTTTCCCGAATGTCGTTTTATCCGAAAATCCGAAAACCCGAAACCTTTTTTCCCGAACGACTTTTTCCCGAATCGAAATTCCCGAATGAACTTTTTCCCGAAATGGTGTTTATCCGAAAATCCGAAAACCCGAAACCTTTTTTACCGAACACCTTTTACCcgaaaaagtataataacataataaatgctGTTGCGttatcgttaaatattttaaaattgacaaattatatgcatataaaaat
It contains:
- the LOC115034241 gene encoding uncharacterized protein LOC115034241 isoform X1, producing MADQTSEVMEDNNAYNIPDDKIENSILIEVNESNNIPVMMQLYDYNYPVEDLQLVLDLLKTWKLEFLYQTLVDEFIDIEALQILQKDHINELMSKFPIGIKAKFTHKLQEWQKYNSIVNLPVNNLSSISVQHTTPPNLPVNNMSSTSVQHTTPSVKMCLQEVLNSTTTGKMILDYYKNNKKLNNNIRTLLVDAIISYIITKQIPMSVNLASSIGSDIVNIFQTEVKDTYFMKDGLNKNPKGKLYSKYYNSMRTLKISGLVPSKEPSVCKTISHSRHDIEFEPEDDINYILDKIMYDDSCSFPELENLWKQTTKHRLCEIQKTSSTAEILQKWKSYTLPLGYRLIDIDFKTLYPDCPDLKCVLEMKFQKVIKLLNEQTKDVASKKLLQNLNDNITTISENEKHAVMFYLLHTIFVPTSKKITRDDNGKKNLVKYSIKDSQDSFMIFKSSIAEIEEYITKRCNENTPIQPFILICGTPSKPKEIIVFFDCIKFKLFSISSAIDVCFKIVHIFNLEYPPQSSIVWLFIQKYFYVLNTKYDKACHTLGQILSDLNNAE
- the LOC115034241 gene encoding uncharacterized protein LOC115034241 isoform X2: MMQLYDYNYPVEDLQLVLDLLKTWKLEFLYQTLVDEFIDIEALQILQKDHINELMSKFPIGIKAKFTHKLQEWQKYNSIVNLPVNNLSSISVQHTTPPNLPVNNMSSTSVQHTTPSVKMCLQEVLNSTTTGKMILDYYKNNKKLNNNIRTLLVDAIISYIITKQIPMSVNLASSIGSDIVNIFQTEVKDTYFMKDGLNKNPKGKLYSKYYNSMRTLKISGLVPSKEPSVCKTISHSRHDIEFEPEDDINYILDKIMYDDSCSFPELENLWKQTTKHRLCEIQKTSSTAEILQKWKSYTLPLGYRLIDIDFKTLYPDCPDLKCVLEMKFQKVIKLLNEQTKDVASKKLLQNLNDNITTISENEKHAVMFYLLHTIFVPTSKKITRDDNGKKNLVKYSIKDSQDSFMIFKSSIAEIEEYITKRCNENTPIQPFILICGTPSKPKEIIVFFDCIKFKLFSISSAIDVCFKIVHIFNLEYPPQSSIVWLFIQKYFYVLNTKYDKACHTLGQILSDLNNAE